Part of the Tolypothrix sp. PCC 7910 genome, GGAATGCTGTTACAGAACTAAACCGTTTAACTAATGCTAAATAAATCATTTCATAGCAAGTAAATAATTTATGCAATTATTAAAGTTGACGCAATTTCAGTTAAAAAATCATTTAACTGGTCAATTACTGGATGTGCTGCAAGATATTGTACATAAAATTACAATCAAATCTGATTTTTCCATTCATCATCCAAACTACAAACCTTTGGAATTACCATCTGAAGTCATTGAACGGTTTCAGAAAATGCCAATTCAGATGCAGCAGAAATATCTGAGTCTGCAACTGCAGAGTTTTCTTTATGGGATTTATTACAACGGTTCAATGCGAACTGCACTGGCTCTAAATAGCAAAGGAAATGCCTTACCCTTTGATTTAGAAAATAATACTGTCATGGGGATAGATGTCAATTTTTATGAGCAATTACATCAAAGTAATTATGGCGCAGGCTATTTTGATTCAGGCTGGTCTGTAATCAGAGAAGAAACAGATAAAAGTTTAGCTGTAACTAAAGGTGGTTTGAGGTTACATATTCATCGACATAAACATCTTCAAGCTATTGAACAAGCTGCTGTAGTAGGTGATTTAGTATCTATCCGAATGCCGAAGAATCGGGTACAAAATGGCTTTTATATGGCAGTTAGCAATCTCGGTTTTCCCAGTCTTACCAATCCTAAAAATTTTATAGCCACTGTACGAATATATTTCAATTTAAGTCCTGAAGGGGCTGTGGAAGTCATGAGAAGCCTAACACAGAGTTTAAATGAATTACCAATTGCTTTTAGCTTTAAAGTTTTATATAATCCCAAAGAATATGGACGGCATGACTCTGGAGTTTTATATTTTGATAAAAGCGATTATCAAGTAGTTAGGGAAGTTTTGCAGATTGTTTATCAAGAAAATAAATTACATTTTCAGCCAGAAGTTCCCTTATTCACAATGCAGCTGCAACCAGGCTTGGGTTTAGCAGAAGAACCAGACCAAAAGTTTGCTGAACATGAAAGCTTTGGGATGAATCGCTGTCAAATTGTCGCCAATGGGTTACTGACAGCTTGGTATCAAGGTGATGACTCTCCAGGAGGACGGATGCAAGCTATTGATCAGGAATTTTCGCGCTTGGGTATTGATTTGCAGCGTACCTATTTAAATGCTAATTCTGAAGACATTTACCAGTTTTTGAACTGATGCTAATCACAGATCTTGCTTCCCAGCTTGTAGTAGAAACAAATCAAAATCCTTGTCCCAATCCTCCATTCCCAGAATCAGATCTACCTTTTTATCGCCAACTGGGACGAACTGACCTAACAGTTAGCTGTTTAGGTTTAGGCGGTGGTGGTAGCATTTCCAGTGAAGATACCCTTTACGCTTTTGACCAAGGAATTAACTACTTTTTTTATTCCAGCGACTTGCATCACTATATTTATAGTTCAATGGCTGGTGCATTACGGCAACTATGTGGACGTAGTTCTGCAATGCGAGAGCAAGTTGTACTAGCAACAGTCACTTATATCAAAAATCCAGAAATGGCGATCGCGTCTTTGTTCGATCAATTTGTCGATTTGCAAATTGATTATATAGATGTGTTTTTTTGGGGCTGGATTGGTGTTAAAGATGGATCAGCTTTACAAGATTGTTTGCAGCTTTCTCCTGATTTAAGAGGGCCTAATTCTGTATATCAGCGTAGCATTGAAAAAATGCTGGGTATCTCAGAACGCCTGAAAAAAATGGGAGCAGTTCGTTATATTGGTGCTTCTTTTCATGATATAAATCTTGCTCAACAGTGGTCTAACAGTCCTCTGTTGGATGTAGTCATGCTCAGACACAATATTGCTCATCGGTCTGCACAAAGGCAGATATTTAATCAGCTAGACTCCCAAAACCCTCATCGTCCTGGCATTGTGACGTTTAAATCTACAGGTTCTCATACAGGAGTACTTTGGGATGCGCCGCAAGACTTACCAACAGGTTGTTGGAAACCCTTAGTACCAGATTTATATCGCTACTCTTTAAGCCAGAATTGTGTCGATGTTTGTTTAACCGGATGGCGATATCGACAAGAAATTGATGCTGCGATCGCAGCTATCCAAAAAGGTAAGCTTTCTCCAGCAGAAATTAACTACCTAAATATCTACGGAGATTTACATCGCAACAAACTTTCTCTTGCAGATATTTCCCCAGAAAACTTAATTTATCGTTCCTAAATATCAACAATAAGCTATAGCCCATGCTAGATTCCATACCACAATTAACATTCCCAAAAATTACACCCGCCTCAGATGAAGATATCCTCGCTTACTTGCGTCATTCTTTTACAATTGCAACAATAGCAGCCGCCGCAGAACAGAATACTTACATACTCAAAGTATGTGAACATTTGGGAATTACTGTGACTGATGAAGAATTGCAAGCAGCAGGCGATTTATTTCGCCAAAATCACAAACTGCTAGGAGTTTCCGAAACAATAGCATGGCTGACACAGCAACGGATTACCGCAGAAGATTGGACACAGGGAATTCGGTTATCTCTACTCACTCAAAAATTAAAAGAACATCTATTTGGTGAGAACGTTGGTGCTCATTACATTAACAACCGTGATAATTATCAGCGTGTAGCTTTGTCACAGATTCTAGTCAAGAACTTAACAACGGCAAATAATATTGTTCAACTTCTACAAGCAAATCAGGTATCATTCCCTGCTTTAGCATTGGAATATTCGCAAGGAAAACAATCAAAAGAAAATGGTGGTTTTGTTGGTATCCGTTTCTTGGCTGAATTATTACCAGAGATAGCAACGGCTATTACTGATGTCCATGAAGGCGAAATAGTTGGGCCAATTCAAACTCCAATTGGTTATCACATCCTCCGCATTGAAAAGTGGCTACCTGCAAATTTAAGTGAGATTAGAGAAGAAATTTTAGAATCTCTCTTTCAAGCTTGGCTACAAACCAAACAACTTTCCTAAATACTTACAGCGTCTTTGAGGTAAATGAGGTACGCAGGTAGGGGCATGGCACTGCCTGCCCCTACAATTATCTATACCTCACTAACTTGCAATTTACTGTATTTTTTATAGGATGTTATGGCAACGCTTTATGCACCATATTTATAGTTAATTTGAGGCTAAATATTATGATATCACAGCCTCAAATCTTTGCATAACACCAAGATAATTAACCGATTTTAATTAATACTCAATTGAGAAATATAACTATAAAATAAGAAAATAACAGTAACTTTTATGTTCATAAAATAGAGAGTTTTCTCTAGATATATCAAGTTTATTTCTGGCATTTTATTAACAGAGAGCTAGAGATTCAATTACCGAGTTTCAGCAATCTATATCTCAAGTAATTAATCACAGGAGACTGAGAATGGCAGTTATTGCAATTAGTAACTTACGTCCTGCTGGTGCAGATTTATTTGCTGGTTCTGAAAATTTCATGAGTGATTTAGTAGACTCCGAACTCAATGCAGTTAACGGTGGTATTTCACCATTAGTTATCTGGGGTGTAGCAATCACATCAGAATATGTAATTAGTGCTTTCTCTGTAGGTGTTGGTGCTGGAATTTATACAGCACTTAAGTAAATTGAAAATCAAATGAGGAGTAAATAATGGCTACTATTCGTATTGAACAGTTAAGCGCAGGTTTTGAACTGATTGCTGACGAAGAAACATTCTTAGATGAACTCTCTGATAGTGATTTAGATCTGAATAAAGGTGGAATCACTCCCGTGATTACCAGCTTGATAGTATTCTCCGCAGGCTATGGTGTCGGTAGAGCTATCAGTGAGATTTTCAAGTAAATCTTGATATAAACTAAACAACTCATAGCAAGAGCAGAAAGTTATGTTAAAACATGACTTTCTGCTCTTATTTTTTTGTCAATATCATGAGCTTATTTAGCAAATAATTTGACTCACAATCAAAATTAATACTATTTACAAAAACATCAGGATATCTTTATATAACTCATATTTGATTTTTACATTCACGTAGGATGTTTTAGCGATAGTGTAACGCATCAGTATCAATGCATTTGGTGCGTTACTACATCAATGAGATTTTTCCACAAATAAAATTGGATTTTTATATATATTCCAAGAGTAGATTTGGAAAATAACAGTAACTTTTATGTTCATGGAATAGAAACTTATCTCTAGATATATCAAGTTAATTCTGGCATTTTATTAATAGAAAGCTAGAAATTCAATTACAGAGTTTCAGCAATCTATTCTCTAACAGTTAAAAACTCACAGGAGATTGAAAAATGGCAGCTATTGCAATTAGTGACATACGTCCTGCTGGTGCAGATTTATTTGCTGGTTCTGAAAATTTCATGAGTGATTTAGCGGACTCTGAACTAAATTCAATTAACGGTGGTTTAACACCTGTAGTAATTTGGGGTGTAGCAATCACATCAGAATATGTAATCGGTGCTTTTGCTGTTGGCGTTGGTGCTGGTATTTATACAGCAGTTAAAAAATAATCTAGAAATAAAGTGAAGAGTAAACAATGGCTACTATTCGTATTGAACAGTTAAGTGCAGGGTTTGAACTGATTGCTGACGAAGAAACATTCTTGGATGAACTCTCTAATAGCGATTTAGATTTGAACAAAGGTGGAATCACTCCCGTGATTACAAGCTTGATAGTATTCTCCGCAGGCTATGGTGTCGGTAGAGCCATCACTGCAATTTTCAAATAACCATTGATATAATCTGTGAAGATTATATCAATGGTTATTAAAATAGCAAATAATTTAAAACAGGAGTCATAAAAATGTAACTTTAGCATAGAATAAATATTGACTCCTGTTCTTTAGCAAAAGTTACGCTGTCAACAAAGATTTTGTCAACAATCACAAGAGATAGAATTTATGTTCAGCAATCGTTCAAACGCTCTAGATATTACAATTCCCTTATTTATAATCATGGGAATTTCACAGGTAATTGTTGGTAATTATGTAGCTGCTGGTATCTGGTTAATCATAGCTTTAGGGCAATTTGTTGTCCCTAGAGTTGGAGTTAACAACTTAAATCAATTGCACCGTCCTGAAGTTCTATTCGTTTGGTTGATGATTATTACATTTACCTGCTTAGTCATCTATCAAATTTATATAGATGCAGTTTCTTAGATTGGGCTTTATTAGCAACAATCTAGTCAAATTTGTGTAATAAAAAATTATCCCACCTATTTTAGCAGTGGGATAAAGTTCATTATTTAATTTTTAGATTTAGACTAACTCTGGTGAAACTGAGAGTAACCAATTGATCGATTCAGTTTTGTGCTTGAGCCATTCAGAGAATAATTCGGTGAAAATTTTAGTACGAATATGATCATCTAATTGTGGCTGGATGATTTCTTCTACAAGTATGAGATGTATACCAGAGGATGTCACAATTGGCTTAATTATCTGTGGTGGTTGGGCAGCAAATACCATAGCGGAAATTTCCGATTTCATGTCATGGCGTTTGACTACACCTTTATATCCTAATTTTCGCCTTTGCTCTGTGTCTTGAATGTATTTGTGAGCAACATCATAAAAACTAATTTCACCCTCTTGAATGGCATAAAATAGTTCTATTGCCAAATCTTCATCATCTAAGATAACTTCATACATCACGGCACTAAAGTAATCTAGTTGATGTTCAAAGAAGTATGGTTCAATTTTATCTGCAAACAGATAAAACGCTAATTTATTAGAGATAATCGTCTGATAAATAATTTCCTCAAAATCATCTAATGAAAGAGCATTTTTTTCTAGCCATTGCCAAGTATCATCAGCACTATTGAGTTTGTTCGCTAACCGAATTTGATCTGCTGTATTTTGTAGTTCTTCAACCTCTACTTGGATTCCAGCTTCCTCAGCAGCAGATACAATTACTTTACGGTTAAGAATTTGTTCGGCTATCTCAGGTATTTTACAAGTTAACTTGATTTGATGAAGAATATCTTCACTAGTAATAGTGATGGGATATGACATAATTTTCCTCCTATCTTCAGTAAGTTCTTTCTGAGTTAGTTTGATGAGCATCTATATAAATAGAGTTCAGTTAGCGTTAAAAACCTGATTTGGCGTAGGTAACCCAACATTCTCGCGGTTTTGTTGGGTTGAGTAATAGCGAAGCGAAATCTAACCTAAAATTATCCTTAACTGAACTGTATTGGTATGTATATTTGGCTCTAAATCTTCATCTCGATACAATAAAAATTTAGCAAGAAATTCCAGCTTAATTTAAGTTAAAATTCTAAAGTTTTACGCCACCTTGTTGTAATTTCTTAAACGGATCGATGAGAAAATCAATAATCCGGCGCTGGCGTACAATCACCTCAGCAGTAGCTGTATCTCCTGGATGCAAGATAATACATTTATTAGCAGCAGGAAGACAATTTTGGTTTAAGGAAATTTCTAAGTTATAAGCGGCTACCTTGCCATTAGGTGTATCAATCTCTGTTGTAGTCGGAGAAATCTTAATTAACTCTCCTGAGAGAATACCATAATCCTGAAATGGATAAGCATCAAACTTTAATTTTACAGGTAGTCCTTTTTGTAAAAAACCACTTTCGGTAGTTGCCATTTGTGCGCGGATTATTAAAGGTGAATTTATCGGTGCAATTTCCGCCACCATTGTGCCAGCTTGCACTACAGAGCCAGCTTTTTGAATTGGCAACTGAAACAGTTTACCACTTACATTAGCTCTAATTTCTCTCTGTCCCAACTGAAATTTCAAGGATGCGATCTGGCTTTTAGTTTGAGCAATTTCTGCCTCTAATGAAGTAATTTCTGTATCTAAATTTTTCTGTTGTTCGATAATTTTTAGTACGGCTAACTGACCAGAACGAACTAAAGTTTGATAACCTCTTTCTTGTTCTTTTAGTCGCAATTGTGCCTGTTCAATATCTGCATGAGCTTGGCGGTTATTTCTTTTATAACTACTCTGTTGTTCTAGTAAACGTAATTTAGATTGTTCAATATCTGATTTACTTTGCTCATACAACTTTTGCTTGTCTTTAGCTATATCTTGCTTTTCTACAAGGTTAACTTCTGGAATAATTCCCTCTTGATTTAACTTCCTGTAACGTTGTACTTCGCGTTGAGTACTAGCTAAAGTACTTGCCATTAAAGTATTTACAGTTCGACTATTTTCTAGAGTTTGTTGTGCTTGCTTGAGCTGTGATAACCTCTCATCTTTTTGTAATTCATAAGCATTTTTCAAAGTAGTAATATACTGTCTTGCTTGGTCAACTTGAGACTCTTTCTCTAACTGTTGAGATTGATTTTGTTGCTGTTGAGTTGTCAAAGATACAATTAACTGATTTTGAGATGAATGCAATTGAGATATGCGATTTAATTGTCCTTCTAATTTATCCTGAGTTTGACGCAATTCAGATTTTACTAATTCCGATTCTAACATTAATAAAATCTGCCCAGATTTAACTGAATCACCTTCTTTAACCCGAATTTCAGCAACAGTTCCCGCAACAGGAGCATCAAGTTTAATTGTTTTGTCTTTCGGTTCAATTCTTCCTCTTGCTGTACCAGTTTCATCTACTTTTGATAAGATTGCCCAAGGTAAGATGATTGATACAAAAATCACTAAAAAATATAGTAATCCTCTTGTCCAAACTTGAGGTAAGCTTTCAAGGGATTCTTTGGTTATTTCCGACCAATCATCTTTGATTATTACTGGTGGTGGGGGTGGTAAAGTTTCTGCATGATATACATCTTCTATTAAGGGGTTTTTAACCCGTCCATTCATGATATCTGTCATGATTTCCCTAGAGCAAGGTTTTCAACTGAGGAGATTAATCAGAAGGTGGACATTGTCCAACTTGATTTTGTTTATGCTACGCCTTGTAACTGCTGTTGATTGAGGTAAAAATAATGCCCTCGCTTCGCCATTAGTTCTGCATGAGTTCCGCTTTCAATTAATACGCCTTTATCTAGTACCAAAATCACATCTGCATTTTGTACAGTAGAAAGGCGATGAGCAATTACTAAAGTAGTTCTTCCCTTGAGGATTGTATTCAAATTTTGCTGAATAATCCTTTCTGATTCTGTATCTAAATGGGAAGTAGCCTCATCTAATATTAGCAATCGGGGATTACCTAATAAGGCTCTAGCAATAGCTATTCGTTGACGTTGTCCACCAGATAATAAGCCGCCACCTTCACCAATTTGGGTTTCATATCCCATTGGCAATTTCTTAATAAAATCATCAGCACCTGCTAATTTTGCGGCTTCTATAACTTCGGTTAAAGATACACCAGGATGTCCTAAGCTAATATTTTCGCGAATTGTACCGCCAAATAAAAAGGTATCTTGGTCAACTACCCCAACTTCTTGGCGTAAGGAGCGTAAAGAAATGCTAGTAATATCTTGCCCGTCAATTAATACTTTGCCATCTGTAGGTGGATATAAGCCTAAAACCAACTTAGAAATAGTAGTTTTACCAGAGCCACTACGCCCAACTAGCGCTACCATTTGCCCAGGCTTTACTTCAAAGCTGAGATTTTCTAAGATGTTAATATCACTTTCTGGATGATAGCGAAATGTGACATTTTCAAAGCGAATATTGCCTCGAATGTATGGTAGATTTTGTCGTGCTTGGTGTTGTAAATCTTCCTCTGGTTCTGTATCTAAGACATCATTAATACGTTCAACTGCAATCACTACTTCCTGAAATTGATTCCACAATACAATTAAGCGTTGGAAAGGCGTAATAATATTACCTAACAGCATATTAAAAGCCACCAACTGCCCAATAGTTAACTGATTTTCAATTACTAAATGTGCGCCAAACCATAACAAGGCT contains:
- a CDS encoding T3SS effector HopA1 family protein; translated protein: MQLLKLTQFQLKNHLTGQLLDVLQDIVHKITIKSDFSIHHPNYKPLELPSEVIERFQKMPIQMQQKYLSLQLQSFLYGIYYNGSMRTALALNSKGNALPFDLENNTVMGIDVNFYEQLHQSNYGAGYFDSGWSVIREETDKSLAVTKGGLRLHIHRHKHLQAIEQAAVVGDLVSIRMPKNRVQNGFYMAVSNLGFPSLTNPKNFIATVRIYFNLSPEGAVEVMRSLTQSLNELPIAFSFKVLYNPKEYGRHDSGVLYFDKSDYQVVREVLQIVYQENKLHFQPEVPLFTMQLQPGLGLAEEPDQKFAEHESFGMNRCQIVANGLLTAWYQGDDSPGGRMQAIDQEFSRLGIDLQRTYLNANSEDIYQFLN
- a CDS encoding aldo/keto reductase, with translation MLITDLASQLVVETNQNPCPNPPFPESDLPFYRQLGRTDLTVSCLGLGGGGSISSEDTLYAFDQGINYFFYSSDLHHYIYSSMAGALRQLCGRSSAMREQVVLATVTYIKNPEMAIASLFDQFVDLQIDYIDVFFWGWIGVKDGSALQDCLQLSPDLRGPNSVYQRSIEKMLGISERLKKMGAVRYIGASFHDINLAQQWSNSPLLDVVMLRHNIAHRSAQRQIFNQLDSQNPHRPGIVTFKSTGSHTGVLWDAPQDLPTGCWKPLVPDLYRYSLSQNCVDVCLTGWRYRQEIDAAIAAIQKGKLSPAEINYLNIYGDLHRNKLSLADISPENLIYRS
- a CDS encoding peptidylprolyl isomerase, which gives rise to MLDSIPQLTFPKITPASDEDILAYLRHSFTIATIAAAAEQNTYILKVCEHLGITVTDEELQAAGDLFRQNHKLLGVSETIAWLTQQRITAEDWTQGIRLSLLTQKLKEHLFGENVGAHYINNRDNYQRVALSQILVKNLTTANNIVQLLQANQVSFPALALEYSQGKQSKENGGFVGIRFLAELLPEIATAITDVHEGEIVGPIQTPIGYHILRIEKWLPANLSEIREEILESLFQAWLQTKQLS
- a CDS encoding peptidylprolyl isomerase → MSYPITITSEDILHQIKLTCKIPEIAEQILNRKVIVSAAEEAGIQVEVEELQNTADQIRLANKLNSADDTWQWLEKNALSLDDFEEIIYQTIISNKLAFYLFADKIEPYFFEHQLDYFSAVMYEVILDDEDLAIELFYAIQEGEISFYDVAHKYIQDTEQRRKLGYKGVVKRHDMKSEISAMVFAAQPPQIIKPIVTSSGIHLILVEEIIQPQLDDHIRTKIFTELFSEWLKHKTESINWLLSVSPELV
- a CDS encoding HlyD family efflux transporter periplasmic adaptor subunit, producing the protein MTDIMNGRVKNPLIEDVYHAETLPPPPPVIIKDDWSEITKESLESLPQVWTRGLLYFLVIFVSIILPWAILSKVDETGTARGRIEPKDKTIKLDAPVAGTVAEIRVKEGDSVKSGQILLMLESELVKSELRQTQDKLEGQLNRISQLHSSQNQLIVSLTTQQQQNQSQQLEKESQVDQARQYITTLKNAYELQKDERLSQLKQAQQTLENSRTVNTLMASTLASTQREVQRYRKLNQEGIIPEVNLVEKQDIAKDKQKLYEQSKSDIEQSKLRLLEQQSSYKRNNRQAHADIEQAQLRLKEQERGYQTLVRSGQLAVLKIIEQQKNLDTEITSLEAEIAQTKSQIASLKFQLGQREIRANVSGKLFQLPIQKAGSVVQAGTMVAEIAPINSPLIIRAQMATTESGFLQKGLPVKLKFDAYPFQDYGILSGELIKISPTTTEIDTPNGKVAAYNLEISLNQNCLPAANKCIILHPGDTATAEVIVRQRRIIDFLIDPFKKLQQGGVKL